In Helianthus annuus cultivar XRQ/B chromosome 3, HanXRQr2.0-SUNRISE, whole genome shotgun sequence, a single window of DNA contains:
- the LOC110929033 gene encoding uncharacterized protein LOC110929033 isoform X1, whose protein sequence is MLLFGVEVEEERDGMKIVEVLKNVIKQTRVYVILLYSLAINGFQAGQTGYPASPVDSAASLVSSVESPSSITNEAGSSEMDENNDYICLRFLLHGDLDLYDFDDQLTSICCRSLHSSSHFCMINRKYIYPYFCYNVANI, encoded by the exons ATGCTGCTATTCG GGGTGGAGGTAGAAGAGGAAAGAGATGGCATGAAGATTGTCGAGGTACTAAAAAATGTAATAAAACAGACTCGTGTTTATGTGATATTATTATATTCGCTTGCCATCAATGGGTTCCAAGCTGGTCAAACCGGGTACCCTGCATCCCCGGTTGactcagctgcttcactcgttagCTCGGTAGAATCTCCATCTTCGATTACTAATGAAGCTGGTAGTTCTGAAATGGATGAAAACAACGATTACATATGCTTGAGGTTTTTGCTACACGGCGATCTTGACCTCTATGATTTCGATGATCAATTGACCAGCATTTGTTGCCGATCTTTGCATTCTAGTTCCCATTTCTGCATGATCAACCGTAAGTATATCTATCCCTACTTCTGTTACAATGTTGCGAATATATGA
- the LOC110929033 gene encoding uncharacterized protein LOC110929033 isoform X2: MLLFGVEVEEERDGMKIVEVLKNVIKQTRVYVILLYSLAINGFQAGQTGYPASPVDSAASLVSSVESPSSITNEAGSSEMDENNDYICLRFLLHGDLDLYDFDDQLTSICCRSLHSSSHFCMINHIVDIQC; encoded by the exons ATGCTGCTATTCG GGGTGGAGGTAGAAGAGGAAAGAGATGGCATGAAGATTGTCGAGGTACTAAAAAATGTAATAAAACAGACTCGTGTTTATGTGATATTATTATATTCGCTTGCCATCAATGGGTTCCAAGCTGGTCAAACCGGGTACCCTGCATCCCCGGTTGactcagctgcttcactcgttagCTCGGTAGAATCTCCATCTTCGATTACTAATGAAGCTGGTAGTTCTGAAATGGATGAAAACAACGATTACATATGCTTGAGGTTTTTGCTACACGGCGATCTTGACCTCTATGATTTCGATGATCAATTGACCAGCATTTGTTGCCGATCTTTGCATTCTAGTTCCCATTTCTGCATGATCAACC ATATTGTAGATATCCAGTGTTGA